In a single window of the Rhodamnia argentea isolate NSW1041297 chromosome 2, ASM2092103v1, whole genome shotgun sequence genome:
- the LOC115737295 gene encoding cationic amino acid transporter 8, vacuolar-like, which produces MDAQDREHRSYWRWSKQDFFPEESFVNFASYRKALSQTCPRLRDRILDRSTQTKELVELKKESENDMKRCLNWWDLMWLCFGSVVGSGIFVITGQEAHDHAGPAIVLSYAISGLSALLSAFCYTEFAVEIPVAGGSFSFLRIELGDFIAFIAAGNILLEAIVGAAGLGRSWTSYFASMIKNDPDFLRLHVNGLAEGFNLLDPLAVVVLVVANSIAMAGTKQASCLNWISSVVSAGVIVLIIALGFSHGHVSNLVPFFPQGASGVFAAAAIVYWSYTGFDMVATMAEETKKPSRDIPIGLAGSMTVITVIYCLMALALTMMQKYTEIDRNAAYSVAFSRMGMKWAKYVISICALKGMTTSLLVGALGQARYMTQIARAHMIPPWFALVHPKTGTPINATLLITVLSAVVAFFSSLDVLSSVLSFSTLFIFMLMAIALLVRRYYVKGETPKSDLHKLLVYLFVIVASCIGGTAIWGSNSGGWIGYIVAVIFWFLGTLGMQLLPQRRAPQLWGIPLVPYLPSLSIGMNIFLIGSLGSEAFWRFFICTAVMILYYLFVGLHATYDVAHHIAQESKVEDGKENVDRGLS; this is translated from the coding sequence ATGGATGCGCAGGACCGAGAGCATAGGAGCTACTGGAGATGGAGCAAGCAAGACTTTTTCCCTGAGGAATCCTTCGTCAACTTCGCCTCCTACAGGAAGGCCCTCTCTCAGACCTGCCCTCGCCTCAGAGATCGCATCCTCGACCGGTCGACTCAGACCAAAGAGCTCGTCGAGCTCAAGAAGGAGAGCGAGAATGACATGAAACGCTGCCTCAACTGGTGGGACCTCATGTGGCTCTGCTTCGGGTCCGTCGTCGGGTCGGGCATCTTCGTCATCACCGGTCAGGAGGCCCACGACCACGCCGGCCCCGCCATCGTGCTCTCCTACGCCATCTCCGGCCTCTCTGCATTGCTCTCCGCTTTCTGCTACACGGAGTTCGCTGTCGAAATCCCCGTCGCAGGTGGGTCGTTCTCGTTCCTGCGTATTGAACTAGGCGATTTCATTGCTTTCATTGCGGCCGGTAATATTCTCTTGGAGGCCATTGTGGGCGCGGCTGGCTTGGGTCGTTCTTGGACTTCGTATTTCGCCAGCATGATCAAGAACGACCCTGATTTCCTTAGACTCCATGTCAACGGTTTGGCCGAGGGGTTTAATCTTCTGGACCCTTTGGCTGTTGTGGTGCTTGTGGTGGCCAATAGCATTGCGATGGCCGGGACAAAGCAGGCCTCTTGCTTGAATTGGATCAGTTCTGTGGTTAGTGCGGGGGTCATAGTGCTTATTATAGCACTTGGGTTCTCTCATGGGCATGTGTCGAATTTAGTCCCCTTCTTCCCTCAAGGAGCGAGTGGTGTTTTCGCAGCCGCAGCTATCGTGTACTGGTCTTACACAGGGTTTGACATGGTCGCGACGATGGCCGAAGAGACCAAGAAGCCGTCCAGGGATATCCCAATTGGTTTGGCTGGTTCGATGACCGTGATCACAGTGATTTACTGTTTGATGGCTCTGGCACTGACCATGATGCAGAAGTATACCGAAATAGACCGCAATGCCGCTTACTCTGTCGCTTTCTCGAGGATGGGCATGAAGTGGGCTAAGTATGTCATCAGCATTTGTGCCCTCAAGGGAATGACTACCAGTTTGCTGGTTGGGGCTCTCGGGCAAGCTCGGTATATGACTCAGATTGCCAGGGCTCATATGATCCCGCCCTGGTTTGCTCTTGTTCACCCGAAAACCGGCACTCCTATTAATGCCACACTATTGATCACCGTGCTTAGTGCTGTTGTGGCATTCTTCTCTAGCTTGGATGTCTTGTCTAGTGTGTTGTCCTTCAGTACGCTGTTCATTTTTATGCTCATGGCTATTGCATTGCTGGTGAGACGGTATTATGTTAAGGGCGAGACTCCAAAGAGCGACCTTCACAAGTTATTGGTTTATCTGTTTGTTATAGTCGCTTCTTGCATTGGAGGGACAGCAATTTGGGGCTCAAACTCTGGAGGATGGATTGGTTACATTGTTGCtgttattttttggtttttgggcaCTTTAGGAATGCAATTGCTGCCGCAGCGGCGTGCTCCGCAGCTCTGGGGGATTCCCCTGGTTCCATATTTGCCATCGTTGTCAATTGGGATGAATATATTTTTGATTGGTTCGCTGGGCTCTGAAGCATTCTGGAGGTTCTTCATATGCACTGCGGTGATGATACTCTACTATCTCTTTGTTGGGCTTCACGCAACTTATGACGTGGCTCACCATATAGCACAGGAATCAAAAGTTGAAGATGGGAAGGAGAATGTGGATCGTGGCTTGTCATAG